The Coffea eugenioides isolate CCC68of chromosome 8, Ceug_1.0, whole genome shotgun sequence genome has a segment encoding these proteins:
- the LOC113780238 gene encoding protein FAR1-RELATED SEQUENCE 5-like, producing the protein MKKAIKKVLPNAAHRLYSWHIEKNAGQYVGNKQFLQAFKTCMFMNCSQDQFEFEWASMVSKLHLGNNEWVKKIHKKKEQWAVAYLRGNFFAGMRSTQRCEKMNDVLKMYLKPEFKLFEFVRAFDLAISWLRTEEARNETNTQHTTLLPITELHCLENHAAEVFSRRIFLMVREQLKSQGIYYRVDGIDDGVQCVHMISHSYSGSEWRVQYNRHSGEMRYSCMRMESLGLPCGHMFRIMVFEGMRKIPDSCIMKRWSRIARDSIGGDWEGQPPDTENLEMGRYAALVGACNSWCYYAAKSSAGFKLAMGVIHRETNHARSLCMAKATDAATLLKHEAGGQRGCKFGVLDPLICRAKGDHQTKEKGRLSNKKCGNCGSRDGHNRRTCNSSPKNTAWHEITGASYDGEHGWTADEDAGSRHQSIISHYEVRVCSLSEGQCGSLIQQPSYEWNQKGFAGVQEGRCNELDAMDALELAEW; encoded by the exons ATGAAGAAAGCTATAAAGAAGGTGCTTCCAAACGCGGCTCACCGTCTGTACAGTTGGCATATAGAAAAAAATGCAGGCCAATACGTGGGTAACAAACAATTTCTCCAGGCCTTCAAGACATGCATGTTCATGAATTGCTCACAGGACCAATTTGAGTTTGAGTGGGCTAGCATGGTAAGCAAACTTCATCTGGGGAACAATGAATGggttaaaaaaattcataagAAGAAAGAGCAATGGGCAGTTGCATACTTGAGGGGCAACTTCTTTGCTGGTATGCGCAGCACTCAGCGATGCGAGAAGATGAATGATGTATTGAAAATGTACTTAAAGCCAGAGTTTAAACTTTTTGAATTTGTTCGAGCGTTTGATTTGGCAATTTCCTGGCTAAGGACTGAGGAGGCTCGGAACGAAACTAATACCCAACATACAACCCTGCTGCCAATTACGGAACTACATTGTTTAGAGAACCATGCAGCGGAAGTTTTTAGTAGACGAATCTTCTTGATGGTTAGAGAGCAATTGAAGAGCCAGGGAATATACTACCGAGTCGATGGCATTGATGATGGTGTTCAATGTGTCCACATGATTTCACATTCTTACAGCGGTTCAGAGTGGAGGGTGCAGTACAATAGGCATAGTGGAGAGATGAGGTACTCGTGCATGAGGATGGAGAGTCTAGGCCTACCGTGTGGCCATATGTTTAGGATAATGGTGTTCGAGGGAATGAGAAAAATTCCAGATAGTTGTATAATGAAAAGGTGGAGTCGCATAGCAAGGGATAGCATTGGAGGAGATTGGGAAGGACAGCCTCCCGATACGGAAAACCTAGAGATGGGCAGGTATGCTGCACTGGTTGGAGCATGTAATAGTTGGTGCTACTATGCTGCCAAATCATCTGCGGGATTCAAGCTTGCCATGGGAGTGATTCATAGGGAGACAAACCATGCAAGATCATTGTGTATGGCGAAGGCAACAGATGCAGCTACCCTGTTAAAGCACGAAGCAGGTGGGCAACGGGGCTGCAAATTTGGAGTGCTTGATCCTTTGATTTGTAGAGCAAAGGGCGATCACCAGACGAAAGAAAAAGGCAGACTGAGCAATAAAAAGTGTGGAAACTGTGG GTCAAGAGATGGGCACAATAGGAGGACATGCAATTCCAGCCCAAAGAACACGGCATGGCATGAGATAACAGGTGCATCCTACGATGGCGAGCATGGTTGGACCGCAGATGAAGATGCTGGTTCCAGGCATCAAAGTATCATATCTCATTACGAGGTTCGAGTCTGTTCACTTTCGGAGGGGCAATGCGGCAGCTTGATTCAGCAGCCTTCGTATGAATGGAACCAGAAG GGTTTTGCTGGTGTGCAGGAAGGGAGATGTAATGAACTAGATGCAATGGATGCATTGGAACTTGCCGAATGGTGA
- the LOC113780239 gene encoding protein FAR1-RELATED SEQUENCE 5-like, which produces MKRTMKIEQDMDENGHRKGKGHNFDLNAYAYCEDDIVAWKWMCGEMGVEDSKADEKMNNMVNGGAIDAENVDDQQEIDLMTMKFDTIEDAECFYNIYGRATGFSIRRGYAKKDPEDSTTVRYRSWVCSREGERDEKHILRNDRKREAKAVTRVNCGACLKIRLDDNEGKYIVSCFAKEHNHQLGNHASIPFMRSHRKVADSDYAQAHTFRRAGIRTSQIMKLFVLQVGGYQNVPFLIKDLYNKMNCEKLREIADGDAERAIGRLAAKKETDNNYYYEYCCDSQGRLTRLLWADSWSRMDFKCYGDVLVFDSTYRTQSYKMPLVVLCGVNNHYSTAIFACALIADENEESYDWVLKSLLSAWAGRSQFQLSLTVTRQ; this is translated from the exons ATGAAGAGGACAATGAA GATAGAGCAAGATATGGATGAAAATGGCCACCGCAAAGGGAAGGGACATAATTTTGATCTGAATGCATATGCATATTGTGAAGATGACATCGTAGCTTGGAAGTGGATGTGCGGGGAAATGGGAGTCGAGGACAGCAAAGCAGACGAAAAAATGAATAATATGGTTAACGGAGGTGCAATAGATGCCGAGAACGTGGATGATCAGCAAGAGATAGACCTGATGACTATGAAGTTTGATACCATTGAGGATGCTGAATGTTTCTATAACATATATGGTAGGGCCACGGGGTTCAGCATAAGGAGGGGGTATGCGAAAAAAGACCCGGAGGACAGCACGACTGTGAGGTATAGGTCTTGGGTGTGTAGTAGGGAGGGCGAGCGGGATGAGAAACACATTCTCCGGAATGATCGGAAAAGAGAGGCAAAAGCTGTAACACGGGTGAACTGTGGAGCTTGCCTGAAAATAAGATTGGATGATAATGAAGGGAAGTACATAGTGTCTTGCTTTGCGAAGGAACACAACCATCAGTTGGGCAATCATGCAAGCATTCCTTTCATGAGGTCGCACAGGAAGGTGGCAGATAGCGATTATGCTCAAGCGCATACATTTCGACGAGCCGGCATTAGAACAAGTCAAATAATGAAGCTTTTTGTGTTGCAAGTCGGAGGATATCAGAATGTGCCCTTCCTTATAAAAGATTTGTATAATAAGATGAATTGCGAGAAGTTGAGAGAGATAGCTGATGGAGATGCAGAAAGGGCTATTGGGCGCCTGGCTGCAAAGAAAGAGACGGACAACAATTACTATTACGAATACTGTTGTGATAGCCAAGGACGATTGACACGGCTGTTGTGGGCTGATTCATGGTCTCGGATGGATTTCAAGTGCTATGGGGATGTACTGGTGTTCGACTCCACGTACAGGACACAGTCTTATAAGATGCCACTGGTGGTACTATGTGGGGTGAACAACCACTACTCAACAGCAATATTTGCATGTGCTTTGATCGCTGACGAAAATGAAGAGAGTTATGATTGGGTATTGAAAAGTTTGTTGAGTGCATGGGCGGGAAGGAGCCAGTTTCAATTGTCACTGACGGTGACAAGGCAATGA